The following proteins are encoded in a genomic region of Opitutus sp.:
- a CDS encoding ApaG domain yields MPPALGCFKPVIASLALPGLTARLDKLVYHHGGKSLPPDKPHAFVYFITIHNGSERTVTLLGRKWVVTHANGSQLVVEGDKIVGETPRLAAGEQFFYNSYHVTAESARSQGSFHGVDDLGRRVHVVLPAFELIVPDEDTRAGSGDI; encoded by the coding sequence ATGCCGCCCGCACTGGGTTGCTTCAAGCCCGTGATCGCCTCCCTTGCACTTCCCGGCCTGACCGCCCGCCTCGACAAGCTTGTCTACCACCACGGTGGCAAGAGCCTGCCACCGGACAAGCCCCACGCCTTCGTGTATTTCATCACCATTCACAACGGCTCCGAGCGCACCGTCACCCTGCTCGGGCGCAAGTGGGTGGTCACTCACGCCAACGGCAGCCAACTGGTGGTCGAGGGCGACAAAATCGTAGGCGAAACCCCGCGCTTGGCCGCCGGCGAACAGTTTTTCTACAACAGTTACCACGTCACCGCGGAATCCGCCCGCTCGCAGGGCAGTTTCCATGGTGTCGACGATCTCGGCCGTCGGGTTCACGTCGTCTTGCCCGCCTTTGAGCTGATCGTACCCGATGAGGATACGCGCGCCGGATCCGGCGACATTTAA
- the pheA gene encoding prephenate dehydratase, translated as MSDPLQPIRDQIDAHDRQIVELLNSRLSLAAEIGKLKRDSGGQIYVPEREDAVFRKVTGLSQGPIKPEALRAIYREIMSAAIALEKPLLIAYLGPESTYTHAAAMKKFGASVDYAAIATIADIFTAVEKGEADYGLIPIENSTEGSVREALDSFVESDLKVVAQVVLEINHALISASPLAQIDKVYSKDQALAQCRHWLQRHLPHAQLIDTSSTARAVQIAKDTPGAAAIASELAAQQQDVAVLARGIQDQSDNTTRFFVIGKKASGPVGGGRDLTSLVISLGDEAAAHSGSLLKMLTPFGERGINLSKVESRPSKRRPWDYLFFIDVKGHYDDPAMKEAIAELKQFCPLVKWLGSYPAITP; from the coding sequence ATGTCCGACCCGCTTCAACCCATCCGCGATCAAATCGACGCCCACGATCGCCAAATCGTGGAGTTGCTCAACAGCCGCCTCTCCCTTGCCGCCGAGATCGGTAAACTCAAACGCGACTCCGGTGGCCAGATCTACGTGCCCGAGCGCGAGGACGCCGTTTTCCGCAAGGTCACCGGGCTGAGCCAAGGCCCCATCAAGCCCGAAGCACTGCGCGCCATTTACCGTGAGATCATGTCGGCGGCCATCGCGCTCGAAAAGCCCCTGCTGATCGCCTACCTCGGGCCGGAGTCGACCTACACACATGCTGCGGCCATGAAGAAATTCGGCGCCAGCGTGGATTACGCCGCGATTGCGACCATCGCCGACATTTTCACTGCGGTGGAAAAAGGTGAAGCTGACTACGGCCTCATCCCGATTGAAAACTCCACCGAAGGCTCGGTGCGCGAGGCGCTCGACAGCTTTGTGGAGAGCGACCTCAAAGTGGTGGCTCAAGTGGTTCTGGAGATTAACCACGCGCTGATATCAGCCTCCCCGCTGGCGCAAATCGACAAGGTCTACTCCAAAGACCAAGCGCTTGCCCAATGTCGCCACTGGCTGCAACGCCACCTGCCGCACGCGCAACTCATCGACACCTCCAGCACGGCCCGCGCCGTGCAAATCGCCAAAGACACCCCGGGCGCAGCTGCCATCGCCTCCGAACTGGCGGCGCAACAGCAAGACGTCGCCGTCCTTGCTCGTGGCATCCAAGACCAGTCTGACAACACCACGCGTTTTTTTGTGATCGGAAAAAAAGCCTCCGGCCCCGTGGGCGGCGGACGCGACCTCACCAGCCTGGTGATCTCGCTCGGTGATGAAGCTGCGGCGCACTCCGGCTCGCTGTTGAAGATGTTAACGCCTTTCGGTGAGCGGGGAATTAATCTCTCCAAAGTCGAATCCCGCCCGAGCAAACGCCGGCCCTGGGATTACCTGTTTTTTATCGATGTTAAGGGCCACTACGACGACCCCGCGATGAAAGAGGCGATTGCCGAGCTGAAACAGTTTTGCCCGCTCGTGAAATGGCTGGGGAGTTATCCTGCGATTACTCCGTAA
- a CDS encoding lysophospholipid acyltransferase family protein → MSSSGQPPVVHGLRGWRPLALWPLGLLMRLWGRSLHFEASPETVRRLSKTDQPVAFTLWHNRLFITAEIFRRYRQGRSVYGLVSPSKDGAWLEAFFSLVGIRAVRGSSNKLGREAVTALVEVMKSGHDIGITPDGPRGPIYEFKAGGLIVARRVQAPILLVGCAYASSWQFKSWDRFHLPHPFSSLRVYCVEVPSAELADREACALELQARLREMSPDYAVKMTVV, encoded by the coding sequence ATGTCTTCTTCTGGTCAACCTCCCGTGGTGCACGGACTGCGTGGCTGGCGCCCCTTGGCGCTGTGGCCACTGGGGTTGCTCATGCGCTTATGGGGCCGTTCGCTTCACTTTGAGGCGTCGCCGGAAACTGTCCGGCGTCTCAGCAAGACCGACCAGCCCGTGGCGTTCACGCTGTGGCACAACCGGCTTTTTATCACCGCGGAGATATTCCGCCGTTATCGGCAGGGTCGGTCGGTTTATGGGTTGGTGAGCCCGAGCAAGGACGGCGCTTGGCTGGAGGCGTTTTTTTCGCTCGTCGGCATTCGCGCGGTACGTGGCTCCAGCAACAAACTGGGACGCGAGGCCGTCACCGCCTTGGTCGAGGTCATGAAATCAGGCCACGATATCGGCATCACCCCGGACGGACCGCGCGGGCCGATCTATGAATTCAAGGCGGGCGGGCTGATCGTCGCCCGCCGCGTTCAGGCCCCGATTCTGCTGGTCGGCTGCGCCTATGCGTCATCGTGGCAGTTCAAAAGCTGGGATCGTTTCCACCTGCCGCACCCGTTCTCCTCGCTGCGCGTTTACTGCGTGGAGGTGCCCAGCGCCGAGCTCGCCGACCGCGAGGCCTGTGCGCTGGAGCTCCAAGCGCGCCTGCGCGAGATGAGCCCTGATTACGCGGTCAAAATGACCGTGGTTTGA
- a CDS encoding MBL fold metallo-hydrolase codes for MKLIDLNPVGGIGANCMFVQIGDLKILIDCGLNPKLAGRNATPRLDLIRDVELDFIIITHCHLDHIGSLPVVMMQHPNTPVIMTQSSRMLIERMLHNSANVMMRQKEESNIPDYPLFTHNDIDRCAGRILGLSFNQVKKFQGKTDELELLFHRAGHVAGAAAVEIHHKNRHYFFSGDVLFENQRTLLGAQFPAGQFETVVIETTRGTTERSVGKERLNEVNRLITSINDTINRGGSFLIPVFALGRMQEVLSIIHDARKFGRLVECPIFAAGLGMDLADYFDEISRKTQDVQFSRSVIKELNIKPAPRKLVAGEDPKQNALYIISSGMLVERTPSYTLASGLIGHARNTIGFVGYCDPETPGGALLQTKHGEEFVFKTANVTSKLLARVERYELSGHADREELLEFAIQTQAKSVILTHGDPLARAWFQEQLTAKMPGTRVIDPVPLESYEI; via the coding sequence ATGAAGTTAATTGATTTAAATCCTGTAGGTGGCATCGGTGCCAACTGTATGTTCGTGCAAATTGGGGACTTGAAGATCCTCATCGACTGCGGACTCAATCCCAAGTTAGCGGGCCGCAATGCCACGCCTCGCCTGGACTTGATCCGTGATGTCGAGCTCGACTTTATCATCATCACTCACTGCCACTTAGACCATATCGGCAGCCTGCCCGTGGTGATGATGCAGCACCCCAATACCCCGGTCATCATGACGCAGTCCAGCCGGATGCTCATCGAGCGCATGCTCCACAATTCGGCCAACGTGATGATGCGCCAAAAAGAGGAGTCCAACATCCCCGATTACCCGCTGTTCACGCACAATGACATTGATCGCTGCGCCGGCCGCATTCTCGGCCTGTCCTTTAACCAGGTGAAGAAATTCCAGGGCAAGACCGACGAGCTCGAGTTGTTGTTCCACCGCGCCGGCCACGTCGCGGGTGCCGCCGCCGTCGAAATCCACCACAAGAACCGCCACTACTTCTTCAGCGGCGACGTGCTGTTCGAAAACCAACGCACGCTGCTCGGCGCCCAGTTCCCCGCTGGCCAGTTCGAGACCGTGGTCATCGAGACCACCCGTGGCACCACCGAGCGTTCGGTGGGTAAAGAACGCCTCAACGAGGTCAACCGCCTGATCACCTCGATCAACGACACGATCAACCGCGGCGGCTCGTTCCTCATCCCCGTGTTCGCCCTCGGGCGCATGCAGGAAGTGCTCTCCATCATCCATGACGCCCGTAAATTCGGCCGCTTGGTGGAGTGCCCCATCTTCGCCGCCGGTCTCGGCATGGACCTCGCCGATTATTTCGACGAGATTTCGCGCAAGACCCAGGACGTCCAATTCAGCCGCTCGGTCATCAAGGAGCTCAACATCAAGCCCGCCCCGCGCAAGCTGGTCGCTGGCGAAGATCCCAAGCAAAACGCCCTGTACATCATCAGCTCCGGCATGTTGGTCGAGCGCACGCCCAGCTACACGCTCGCCTCCGGCCTGATCGGCCACGCGCGCAACACCATCGGCTTCGTGGGTTACTGCGATCCGGAAACCCCGGGCGGCGCGCTTCTGCAGACCAAACACGGCGAAGAGTTCGTCTTCAAGACCGCCAACGTCACCTCCAAGCTGCTCGCGCGCGTTGAGCGCTACGAGTTGAGCGGCCATGCCGACCGTGAAGAACTCCTCGAGTTCGCCATTCAGACCCAGGCCAAATCCGTGATCCTGACCCACGGCGACCCCCTCGCCCGTGCTTGGTTCCAGGAACAGCTCACGGCCAAGATGCCCGGCACCCGCGTCATCGACCCGGTTCCCCTCGAGTCCTACGAGATCTAA
- the scpB gene encoding SMC-Scp complex subunit ScpB produces MAFQLQKVLKALLFSSSQPLTVKDIQTAFARFHDQATVTTAIVDPTAEGAAADSDAPAPGGNEAAEVLLVAPSETDADLYQNVPSLITATQIREAMDQLAAELRASDDIYLLIDGASGYRLVTHPRFARWIRILRDEPAPTKLTQSALETMAIIAYRQPVTRTEIETIRGVSAEAGLNKLLERELVYIVGRADLPGRPLQYGTTDQFLEFLGVKSLVELPASDVLTPRQIDEWLKNAINATPPTDNEMGLPLEDGEGDSPSLFPVEVAHVEPHAAAPAAPASDAGQPASA; encoded by the coding sequence ATGGCGTTCCAACTCCAAAAAGTGCTCAAGGCACTGCTCTTCTCGTCGAGCCAACCCCTCACGGTCAAAGACATCCAGACCGCGTTCGCGCGGTTCCATGACCAAGCCACGGTGACCACCGCGATCGTTGACCCCACGGCCGAGGGCGCCGCAGCCGACTCCGACGCACCCGCTCCGGGCGGCAACGAAGCCGCCGAGGTGCTCCTCGTCGCCCCCAGCGAAACCGACGCCGACCTTTACCAAAACGTCCCTTCGCTCATCACCGCCACCCAGATCCGTGAGGCGATGGATCAACTCGCCGCCGAATTGCGCGCCTCCGACGACATTTACCTTCTCATCGACGGCGCCAGCGGTTACCGCCTGGTGACACACCCGCGTTTTGCCCGCTGGATTCGAATCCTGCGCGACGAACCTGCCCCGACCAAACTCACCCAGTCGGCGCTCGAAACCATGGCGATCATCGCCTACCGCCAGCCGGTCACCCGCACCGAAATCGAGACGATTCGTGGCGTTTCGGCCGAGGCCGGCCTGAACAAACTCCTCGAACGCGAACTCGTTTATATCGTCGGTCGCGCGGATCTTCCGGGTCGCCCCCTGCAATACGGCACCACGGATCAATTCTTGGAATTCCTCGGGGTGAAATCCCTCGTTGAACTGCCCGCCTCCGACGTGCTCACCCCGCGCCAGATCGACGAATGGCTCAAAAACGCCATCAACGCCACGCCTCCCACCGACAACGAAATGGGCCTGCCGTTGGAAGACGGTGAAGGCGATTCGCCCAGCCTGTTCCCCGTCGAGGTCGCTCACGTTGAACCGCACGCCGCTGCTCCCGCCGCACCGGCATCCGACGCCGGCCAACCCGCATCCGCCTAA
- a CDS encoding acyl-CoA thioesterase — MPFAYHRTVHFPDTDAAGVVFFARYLSICHEAYEESLAAFGVPLGSFFADNGAVIPVAKSEASYLRPLACGDLLRIDVSPRSLSENSYAIDYVIWKKGAVDKRAAVVRTEHVCISSKNRERLVLPGNLLAWVQAG, encoded by the coding sequence ATGCCCTTTGCCTACCACCGCACGGTTCACTTTCCCGATACGGACGCCGCCGGCGTGGTGTTTTTCGCCCGCTACCTGTCGATTTGCCATGAGGCTTACGAGGAATCCCTGGCGGCGTTTGGCGTGCCGCTCGGCTCTTTTTTTGCCGACAATGGCGCCGTGATTCCGGTGGCCAAGAGCGAGGCAAGCTACTTGCGCCCACTCGCTTGTGGTGACCTCTTGCGCATCGACGTGTCACCGCGCTCCCTGAGCGAGAACAGCTACGCGATCGACTACGTTATCTGGAAGAAGGGGGCCGTGGACAAACGCGCTGCGGTGGTACGCACCGAACACGTCTGCATTTCCTCAAAAAACCGCGAACGCCTCGTCTTGCCCGGCAATCTGTTGGCTTGGGTCCAAGCGGGCTGA
- a CDS encoding bile acid:sodium symporter has protein sequence MRLKVDWFLLGMLAAVGLAWGWPPVGGKDGPLHPDLLNKLGVALIFFFNGLSLSFASMRSGMLRWPLHLVVQLGTFLLFPLIGLGLLALIGFWLPAALALGFFFLCALPSTVSSSVALTSAARGNVPAALFNATLSSVIGVFVTPLLLSWWNPGPSDVGGVGSVDLGRVIGDLVLWLLLPLVLGQLCRSHLGAWALRHRVGLQRVDRMTILFIIYTSFCDSILRGVWTGQGWATVGTALVGGAVLFAVVFGLLQLVCRTLRFPIEDRIAVVFCGSKKSIAAGVPMAQVIFSGDPRLGLILLPLLIYHPMQLLICGVLAGRWARR, from the coding sequence ATGCGTCTCAAAGTCGATTGGTTTCTCTTGGGTATGCTGGCGGCCGTGGGTCTTGCGTGGGGTTGGCCCCCGGTGGGCGGAAAAGACGGCCCGCTGCACCCCGATTTACTCAATAAACTAGGCGTAGCGCTCATCTTTTTTTTCAACGGTTTGTCGCTGTCGTTCGCGTCTATGCGCTCCGGCATGCTCCGCTGGCCGCTCCATCTGGTGGTGCAACTGGGCACGTTTTTACTCTTCCCGCTTATCGGCTTGGGGCTGCTGGCGCTGATCGGGTTTTGGCTGCCTGCGGCACTCGCCTTGGGCTTTTTTTTCCTCTGCGCGCTACCCTCGACCGTGTCGTCATCGGTTGCGCTGACCTCGGCGGCGCGCGGCAATGTGCCCGCAGCCCTGTTTAACGCCACGCTTTCCAGCGTGATCGGGGTGTTCGTCACGCCGCTATTGCTCAGCTGGTGGAACCCCGGCCCAAGCGATGTCGGCGGAGTCGGCTCGGTGGACTTGGGCCGGGTGATTGGCGACTTGGTCCTGTGGCTACTGTTGCCACTCGTGCTCGGGCAGTTGTGCCGATCGCACCTCGGGGCTTGGGCCCTGCGTCATCGGGTCGGGCTGCAACGGGTCGATCGCATGACGATCCTGTTCATTATCTACACCTCCTTTTGCGATTCGATTCTGCGTGGGGTGTGGACAGGGCAGGGGTGGGCCACGGTCGGTACGGCGTTGGTGGGCGGCGCGGTGTTATTCGCGGTGGTTTTCGGCCTGCTTCAGCTGGTCTGCCGAACCCTGCGATTCCCCATCGAAGACCGGATCGCGGTGGTTTTTTGCGGATCAAAGAAATCCATCGCCGCAGGGGTGCCGATGGCGCAGGTCATTTTCAGCGGCGACCCAAGGCTTGGGCTGATTCTGCTGCCGCTGCTTATTTATCACCCGATGCAACTGCTCATTTGCGGGGTGCTGGCCGGCCGCTGGGCGCGGCGCTGA
- a CDS encoding DegT/DnrJ/EryC1/StrS family aminotransferase has translation MKVPFLDLSLQHQALREQALAALAATYDATRFCLGKDVETFEANFSKTLGYPRSLALNSGTSPLHLAAVIAGWGPGDEVIVPAFTFISSAWGVSYVGATPKFVDIDAKTFNLDPAAVEAAITPKTKGIVIVHLFGQPAPMDELLAIAKKHNLFVVEDCAQAVEARYKGTPVGLLGDIGTFSFYPTKNLGGCGEGGALVSKNDAHFEHAKLLRVHGMGRRYYHDLVGFNFRMDGFQGALLNVKLPHLASWTARRQEIAARYLAGIKLADVILPTTVSYGESVYHQFTIRHPRRDALREHLTKNDIGTDLIYPVPLHQQTCYASLGYQPGSIPVAEKAAATCMSLPIFPELTDAQVDHVIAVINAF, from the coding sequence ATGAAAGTCCCGTTCCTCGACCTTTCGCTTCAGCATCAGGCTCTTCGCGAGCAGGCTCTCGCCGCACTTGCGGCGACCTACGACGCCACTCGCTTCTGCCTCGGCAAGGACGTGGAGACGTTCGAGGCCAATTTTTCCAAAACCCTCGGTTATCCGCGCTCCCTCGCGCTCAACAGCGGCACTTCGCCGCTCCACCTCGCCGCCGTCATCGCCGGTTGGGGCCCTGGCGACGAGGTCATCGTGCCGGCCTTCACCTTCATTTCCTCGGCCTGGGGCGTGAGTTATGTCGGGGCAACGCCCAAGTTCGTCGATATCGACGCGAAGACTTTTAACTTGGATCCGGCCGCCGTCGAGGCCGCCATTACGCCCAAAACTAAGGGCATCGTGATCGTGCATTTGTTCGGCCAGCCCGCCCCCATGGACGAGCTGCTCGCCATCGCCAAAAAGCACAATCTGTTCGTGGTCGAGGATTGCGCGCAGGCCGTCGAGGCTCGTTACAAGGGCACTCCGGTGGGCCTGTTGGGCGATATCGGCACTTTTAGTTTTTATCCTACCAAAAACCTCGGCGGTTGCGGCGAGGGTGGGGCGCTGGTTTCGAAAAACGACGCCCACTTCGAGCACGCCAAACTCTTGCGTGTCCATGGCATGGGCCGCCGTTATTACCACGACCTGGTCGGTTTCAACTTCCGCATGGACGGGTTCCAGGGCGCGCTGCTCAACGTGAAGCTGCCGCACCTTGCCAGCTGGACTGCCCGCCGCCAAGAAATCGCCGCGCGTTACCTCGCCGGCATTAAACTCGCCGACGTGATCCTGCCGACGACGGTGTCTTACGGGGAGAGCGTTTATCACCAGTTTACGATCCGTCATCCGCGGCGCGACGCCCTGCGTGAGCATTTGACCAAGAACGACATCGGCACCGACTTGATTTACCCCGTGCCTTTGCACCAGCAGACCTGTTATGCCTCGCTTGGCTATCAACCGGGTTCGATCCCGGTGGCTGAAAAAGCCGCCGCCACCTGCATGAGTTTGCCGATTTTCCCCGAGCTCACCGACGCTCAGGTCGATCACGTGATCGCAGTCATCAATGCATTTTAA
- a CDS encoding phosphoribosylanthranilate isomerase: MINAIQLKICGLTTLADAAVAAGIGADFLGFILYRKSPRYLPLASYRGLASSLQVGPRRVAVMVEPSTDELAQAADAGFDFFQIHYAPATPVETVAGWSAQVGPRRLWLAPKLPPADEVPAAVLTLADTFLMDTFHAAGFGGSGKTGDWAKFARHQQAFPQKNWILAGGLSPENLADAVMRSGTLFVDVNSGVETSPGVKDHAKLARLAAALGAG, encoded by the coding sequence ATGATCAACGCCATTCAGCTTAAAATCTGCGGTCTCACCACGCTGGCCGACGCGGCCGTGGCGGCGGGGATCGGCGCGGACTTTTTGGGGTTCATCCTGTACCGGAAATCGCCGCGCTACCTTCCGCTCGCGTCGTATCGGGGCTTGGCTTCGTCGTTGCAGGTCGGGCCGCGCCGCGTGGCGGTGATGGTGGAACCCTCCACCGATGAACTCGCGCAAGCCGCCGACGCCGGGTTCGATTTCTTTCAAATCCACTACGCGCCCGCGACTCCGGTGGAGACCGTTGCGGGCTGGTCGGCGCAGGTGGGCCCACGGCGGCTCTGGCTGGCACCCAAACTCCCGCCAGCCGACGAGGTGCCAGCGGCGGTGTTAACTTTGGCGGACACGTTTTTGATGGATACTTTTCATGCCGCAGGGTTTGGCGGTTCCGGCAAAACGGGTGATTGGGCCAAGTTCGCCCGGCACCAGCAGGCGTTTCCCCAAAAAAACTGGATTCTTGCCGGCGGGCTGAGCCCAGAAAACCTCGCCGACGCCGTCATGCGCAGCGGAACGCTTTTTGTCGATGTGAACAGCGGGGTCGAAACGTCGCCAGGGGTGAAAGACCACGCCAAACTAGCGCGCCTGGCAGCGGCTTTGGGGGCGGGTTAA
- the fabD gene encoding ACP S-malonyltransferase, with protein MATALIFSGQGAQKVGMGKSLYENSATARALYDEANRVLGWDLAKICFEGPDAELTQTKVCQVALFVHGMAVHAILKEQGKLDDVRFAFGLSLGEVTALTVAGVFDFATGLQVVAERGRLMQVACESTTGGMAAILGEERQTIYDLCAAFDIEAANFNAPGQIIVSGDKSKVDAAVAAAKDRGIKKVIPLNVAGAYHSRLMEPARAAFAVYLQGVVFNPPQLTVFTNTTGQAVAEPTAIREALVKQVVSSVLWEDCMRSAVAAGVTSFLELGPGGVLAGLAKRTDKAWSVKSLAEFADVAV; from the coding sequence ATGGCAACCGCACTTATTTTCTCCGGACAAGGCGCCCAAAAGGTCGGCATGGGCAAGTCGCTCTACGAAAACTCCGCCACCGCGCGGGCTCTCTACGATGAGGCCAACCGCGTGCTCGGCTGGGATCTCGCCAAAATCTGTTTCGAGGGTCCGGATGCCGAGCTCACGCAAACCAAGGTCTGCCAAGTTGCGCTGTTTGTGCACGGCATGGCCGTCCACGCTATATTAAAAGAGCAGGGTAAACTCGACGACGTGCGGTTTGCTTTTGGCCTGAGTCTGGGCGAGGTCACGGCGCTCACCGTCGCCGGTGTGTTTGATTTTGCGACGGGGCTCCAGGTGGTGGCCGAACGCGGTCGCCTCATGCAGGTCGCCTGCGAAAGCACCACGGGCGGCATGGCGGCGATTCTGGGCGAAGAGCGCCAGACCATTTATGATCTTTGCGCTGCCTTCGATATCGAGGCGGCCAATTTCAACGCCCCCGGTCAGATCATCGTCTCGGGTGACAAGAGCAAGGTGGACGCAGCTGTCGCCGCCGCCAAAGACCGCGGCATCAAGAAGGTCATCCCGCTCAATGTCGCTGGCGCCTACCACAGCCGCCTGATGGAGCCCGCGCGTGCCGCTTTTGCCGTTTACCTGCAAGGTGTTGTGTTTAACCCGCCGCAGCTGACCGTGTTCACCAACACGACCGGCCAGGCGGTGGCTGAACCGACCGCTATTCGCGAAGCGTTGGTTAAGCAGGTCGTCTCTTCGGTGCTGTGGGAAGATTGCATGCGCTCAGCGGTTGCGGCCGGGGTGACCAGCTTCCTTGAGCTTGGGCCCGGTGGCGTTCTCGCCGGCCTTGCCAAACGCACTGACAAAGCCTGGTCGGTGAAAAGTTTGGCTGAGTTTGCCGATGTAGCCGTTTAA